The Neodiprion lecontei isolate iyNeoLeco1 chromosome 2, iyNeoLeco1.1, whole genome shotgun sequence genome segment tgaataaataatgctTGTTTGACGACATCTACGTACCTGCCGTTGTTGTCGCCGAAGATGAATATCAAAGTAGCGAGCGAACTTTGCCGCGGAATGCCAAACGTTCCATATTCGATAATTTCAAAGCTCGATTCTCAACTGACCGTTAATTACGTAACGGATGATAACCACTGACTTAGAATTGGACATGCTCATACCAGCCTGTCATACCACGAAGTTTACAGAGAAAATGCCAACAGCAAAAACGTAGTATTGGATGCATTGGAcgcaaaaattttagaatacGTCCATTATGCTATGATCCGTAATCTCTTAAGTTCGGGGTAATCtcattcttcgtttttttagTACCTTTGTCAGAAAACTTGGGCattgcaaaaaacaaaatcacaaTCAGTCGGTAAAGGTGGTGCTCTCGCGTGCTGAGCAGTATGGTGTATACAGAGACTTATAGGAATAGACTGCGTGGTCTGTGTACCAAGCTGAAGCCTCAATTAGAAAGAGAAAGCAACAGCGCGCGCCGAACTCTCTGCTGCACGGTCGAAAGAGTGGGGAGCAGCCACCAGGCAGGGAAAATGAAAAGACAAGCGGGGAGGTGTACTTCCATAACCTAGGTATTTTCCCCGCCAAGCCACCGATTAGAGTGAAAGGTCGGCTCCCACTGTTGCCTTCTCTGTCTAATTAGGGCTTCATCTCGATGCACGGACCGCGCAGTCCATCTCTTATATGTCTATGATGGCGTAGCCACTGAAATGTAGAgtgcgttccgaaattagTGTCAGCAATCTTTTAGTGCTCTTGCGTTGCTGTGTTCGTAGCTAGCTCTGCCTCTGTCCCAAATGAGTTCAAATATAACCAAAAAAGTGCTTTAAGGCTTATTCAACACATAACAGATAAATACTTAAAGAAAGGGATAAGACTAAATTCATGTTACGGTGATTGTAATAAaactgtaataaattttatatttgaagaaatagCAGGTGTTCTTAATAGTGTTGTGTATATAAACTCTAGTACTGCAGCACCTGAAACGAGTAATTCTTCCAACAATGAATCTCAAGACTGTGACAATACAGATCAAATATCAAGTAAAAgcttaaaaatcataaaaaagaTTGctagtaatttattattaaaaggTGGGAAAGTAAGACACGATCTCTTCTATCATGGTAGGATAGGATATGCAACTACTGCATTTGttggtaataataattctccTCAATTTAATGAGTATATTGTTGCACAATGTaaggaaattaaaaacgaTCTAAAAAATCTAGCATATGAGAGTattgtaaacaaaaataagCAAACCCAAAAGGATGAATTAGAAGTAGAGATAGATAATGGATATTTTCATATAGAATATCCAGAAGATAGTGTTATTGAAGTTATAAAAATCCTAAACAGTGAAAAAGCTAAAGATTTAAATTTAAGAGTCGGCATACTAAACATTGGAGAAAGTACAGTAAGAGTTGAAAGCATAGGGGAAAAAAGGAATTACACAGACCTTGCGGATAATAGTGATATAGCATTGACTTTTAATACCAGTGAAGGAGAATTAGAAGTTAGATTGAATCCTGATATGCGAAATAAAGACCTAATAAGGGTAGAAGTAAGGTCTGCTGGAGcgattaaaaattgtaacgaagAAATAGGAAAGAATTGCTTACTAGAAAGTTTATCAGTTAATGAAGCCATAGGACAAGGGTATTTTAAAGAACCTGGAAAACTTTGTCAATCTTCTGAAACAACGAGTCCATCCAGCAAGATTGtcgaggaagaaaaattgcaGAGAGGTAATAATTATTGGCAAGATAAAAAAGTGCAACGCttaatggaaaaataagaagGTGGTAAAAGAAGGTAGATCTaccgattttgaaaataaaatctcacGGTTATTATTCTTAATTAAGCAAAAGTGGTCATAGTATTTAGTGataaaaaccataaaaatacGCACCAATAAAATAACCTTATCAGTCGTAAAAAATAACTTGTTTTGTTAATCATTCCGGTTGTTATACTATCTGTGATAATAAGAGATTTTTATGTTACCatcaaaaaatgttaaaaattccTCACACGAACAAAGTGGTCATTCAATGAGTTCAGGTAAAGCAGATCGTAAAATGAGTAAAAAACGGAAGCGTTCTGTTGCAGACAAAGATGATACAGTATCAAAGAAGCTGCGCGTGGATATAAATGTTACTAGTAATAAAGATTCAGTATTTCCTAGTGATTTACAAGATGAACCTAGACAGAATTTGTTtcacgaagaaagaaaatttgctAAAAGTGTTGCGGGCAGAGAAGATACACCTAGGTTTAATAAGTTcttagattttttaattaatggaGAAGGAAGAAGATATCtagaaattctgaaaaaagaaGGAGTAAATTTAACTAATATATTCAGTATTTTAGGCAGAGCAGGAGCTAATGCTTCTAAAGCTTTTAAAGACTTATATGACCTTTTGTTTGATgcagaagaaaacaaaacacagtatttaaaaactctagaagaagaaggaataaATCTATCTAATATGTCCAGTATTTTAGGCAGAGCAGGAGCTAATGCTGCAAAAGCTTTTAAAGACTTATATGACCTTTGGTTTGATAGAGAAGGAAATAAAActcaatatttaaaaactctagaagaagaaggaataaATCTAGCTAATATGTCCAATATTTTGCATGGAATAGGAGCTAATGCTGCTGCAAACGCTTTTAAAGATTTATATGATCTTTGGTTCGATGTCGAAGGAAATAAAActcaatatttaaaaactctagaagaagaaggaataaATCTATCTAATATGTCCAGTATTTTAGGTGGATCGGGAGCTAAAGCTCCTAAAGCCTTTAAAGAATTATACGATCTTTGGTTCGATGAAGAAGGAAATAAAActcaatatttaaaaactctagaagaagaaggaataaATCTATCTAATATGTCCAGTATTTTAGGCGGATCGGGAGCTAATGCTTCTAAAACCTTTAAAGAATTATACGATCTTTGGTTCGATggaaaaggaaataaaactcaatatttaaaaactctagaagaagaaggaataaATTTAGTTAATATGTCCAGTATTTTGAACGGAGTAGGAACTAATGCTGCAAACGCTTTTAAGGAACTATATAATACTTTTTTTGATAagcaaggaaaaaaacaatatttaaagGCTCTAGAAGAAAAAGGGATAAATCTAGCTAATATATCCAGTATTTTAGACGGAGCGGGAGCTAAAGCTTCTAAAGCTTTTAAAGACTTATATGATCTTTGGTTCGATGGAGAAGGAAATAAAActcaatatttaaaaactctagaagaagaaggaataaATCTATCTAATATGTCCAGTATTTTAGGTGGATCGGGAGCTAAAGCTCCTAAAGCCTTTAAAGAATTATACGATCTTTGGTTCGATGAAGAAGGAAATAAAActcaatatttaaaaactctaGAAGAAGAAGGAGTAAATATATCTAATATGTCTAGTATTTTGAATGGAGCAGGAATTAATGCTGCAAAAGCTTTTAAAGACTTATACGCTCTTTGGTTCGATGGAGAAGGAAATAAAacacaatatttaaaaactctaGAAGAAGAGGGAATAAATCTATCCAATATATCAAGTGTTTTAAGTGGATCAGGAGCTAAAGCTGCAAACGCTTTTAAAGGCTTACATAATCTTTGGTTCGGTGTAGAAGAAAATCAAActcgatatttaaaaattctagaAAAAGAAGGGATAAATCTAGCTAGTATATCCAGTATTTTAAGTGGAGCAGGAGCTAACGCTCCGAAAGCCTTTAAAGACTTGTATGATTTTTGGTTTGATGCAGAAGGCACTAAaacacaaaatttaaaaactctagaagaagaaggaataaATCTAACTAATATGTCCAGTATTCTGCATGGAGCAGGAACTAATGCTACAAAGGCTTTTAAAGAACTATATAATACTTTTGTTGATgagcaaggaaaaaaaacacgacATTTAAAGcattttattgagaaaaaagataAGGAAGAAAGTTTTACGCCGCACAACTTATCTGGTATATTAAGTGGAGCAGGAGCTAAGACTAAAGAtgcttttaaaaaattacacagtGTTTGTTTTAATGACAAAGGAAAAAGAACAGAACTTTTAGATGATTTCTATAATGCAGGTTTTAGGCCAGGTAACTTATCCTGTGTGTTATGTGGAGCAGGAATTCGTGCTTCTTCTATTTTAAAAAGATTGCACAGTGTttgtttcaatgaaaaaagagaaaaaacaaaacttttaGATGATTTCTATAATGCAGATTTTAGTCTGGATGATTTATGCAGTGCATTGGCTGCAGCAGCAGAtagtttagaaaaatttcatgatttttgttttataggtgaaacaaaaaagtatttaaatCATTTCTTAAAAGAAGGTTTCACgccgaaaaatttatctaaGATATTGCACGGAGCAAGAGCTAAGATTTGTTCTGCTTTAGAAGATTTTCATGATGTTTGTTTTGATGAGACAGGAAACAAAACACAGGTTTTAGATGATTTCTATAAGGCAGGTTTTAAGCCGAGTTATTTATCCGGTATATTATCCATGGCAGGAAATAATGCCTCTTATATTTTAAGAGATTTTCATAAATCTTGTTttaacaaagaaaattatttaaaccaCTTCTTAGCTGAGAAAAAACTCTTTAcgccaaaaaatttatctaagGTATTAGATAGAGTAGGACTTAATATTCGtcttatatttgaaaaattacatgaTCTTTGTTTTGATGTTAAAGGAAATAAAACACATTATTTTAGTGATCTTATCAACGCAAATCATAAGCCGAGTAAGTTACTCAGTATATTGTATAAGGCAGCTATAGGCATTAGTGGGATAGAAGAAGACAAAACAAACGATGCAAGTTCTAAACTGAGTAATTTATTCGATAGAACGAAGCAAGAACAAAATTTAGATAGTTTACAACAAGGCGGTTCTAAAGTTAAGAGAAAAGCCCGGAAGGGTATCACTAACCAAAGTAAGAACAAATAagatgataaaatttcagaCCCAGTAGCAGGAAGCTTTTGCAGCTCAAGAGATTTATCCCCTAAACAAATACAGTCAGTGCACCATAATCAGTATACCCACAAAGTAAAGGATGTGCTACTCGGATGTATCCGTTCAGCCAATGGCGTCAACTTAAGGGAAAATATCAGTGATTGTGTATAAAACTTCtctctaaattttttaccattaaATTACCCAAAAGCTGCAATAAACAGCACCTttgtttctgttttatttcaacaaaGAAGTCTAAAATATGTCCTTTTTAGGCGAAACATgcaagaaggaaaaaatcttattctacaaattaaaaatatagtatACTCGAAAGCTTTTCAGAGAATCCATTGTGTTGAGTTTTACACGAACAAGAAAACTTTCTTTTACTACAGTATTTTCTATGATTTTAAAGTTAATTAAGAAAAGTTTAGGATAATGACTCATTGGATTGACACATATTCTGACgctcatgggttatgttatgtttattgtgaTTGAgtttgagtttgtttcgcgctcagCCAACTATGGCGCTGTAAGTTTCTCTGTGTTGACAACATAACCATctagtgtgaaaaattagcCCTCAGATTCATTGTTCACAAGTGTACATACCACTACAGACAAGCATCTGTCTAGTGGTTTGATGCAGCAGCAGCGCTGCTTATTAaggccgtgttcgaaaattgactgacagtactgtcagcaatcctttatctcttttgcgcttcCAAGTTCGCGAATAGCTCTgactctgtcctagggaattttcagtactgtcagtcaatttacgaacacggccTAAATGTTTTGCGTTTGCTGCTCTACTGTTTGGATGAATAAACTTCAAGCAGCAAAAACTTCCGCCGGAAGTGCTAGTAACTTTCAGTGAATTGCTACTGCTCCCAATTTTGTGCTGCCCACGAAATCCCAGCCTAATAATACTGGCACTATCACTTGTATGCCTAGAAATATAGCTGACTTTCCGGAGAGAGAGATAGCATAGCAGGGAAGTATCGTCTCTCTCGCACCGATACAGTCTGTCAGTAAGCCTGTGCACCTCTTTGCATGCGTCTtcgtttgtaaatcaatttcatttcatttttgccTAGACTTACCCATGCATGCGCAGTAGCCAGTAGAAGAAGATACTTCCCTTCCATGCTATCTCTGTCTCCGGAACCCCCACCAACCTATAGCGATCATTCCAGTGATTATATTTCAGTGGTGTAGACACTCTAGTATATTTAGGGGCAAAAGTATAAGGGGAAATGTTACTACAAGTTGTTATTCTCAAGCGCTTAACACAATCTGTGGTGAAATGCCACGTTAGATTGTGGATTCCTTGATTGGACGTGCACATTCCAATGGCGCGAGTGTTATGACCTTGTAATCCAGTCGCCCCTGCACTCGCTCCGGGAAAGTTATCGGTCTCTTTTGAGCTTCTTTTACTCGCTATTCATCATTTAATAACGATTCCCGTCAATCATGCCACCTGCAAGAGCAGCTGCACTGAAAGAAGACATCGCCGTTCCAACTAAAGGTGTAAATGCTGTCCTTCTCGGGCCACCGGGAAGCGGTAAAGGGACTCAGGTATGCAATAGGCCATATGCACTATGCAGGTCGCCGCTTTTATTCGTCTATTCTCATTCATGTTCAAAATTACGTGATGATTTCTTGAAGACCATACATACAAGTACCATTCCACATTGTCCTGGTGCAACACAatgcaattttcttttcggtATCACAGGCGGTGGCCTTGAAGGAAAGGTACTGTGTGTGCCATCTCTCGACTGGTGATATGTTGAGAGCTGAAATTGCTTCTGGCTCTCCTTTGGGAGCTCAGCTCAAGGCAGTTATGGAACAAGGAAAACTTGTCAGTGATGATCTTGTAGTCGACATGATTGACAGCAATCTAAACAAACCTGAGTGTCAGCGAGGCTTCTTGCTAGATGGATTTCCACGCAGTGTACAACAGGCAGAAAAAGTAATTTACAAACATGCTTGTTTGCTCTGAACAAGATATTTAAatcttttctttactttaagtaAATCTCTtctatgtataaatacatCTGATTAAGGTTCAATAACTAgtttaaatattgtgaaaaatgtcTTATGAACTCTAATGAGCTCTGATTTCATTCCAACTACTTTTGCGCAATGCGGATTATTTGCAGATATTTGATATGAAATTTGGCAGAATGTTTTCTAGATTTATTCTCACAGGTTGAATATAAGTTTTATACAAAGTTTGTGGTTCCAAAAAACTTGTTCAAAGCTGTGCAAATTGTGTTCAAATTACATGAAAGTGATGTAAGAATATAGTAAG includes the following:
- the LOC107227905 gene encoding uncharacterized protein LOC107227905, with protein sequence MLPSKNVKNSSHEQSGHSMSSGKADRKMSKKRKRSVADKDDTVSKKLRVDINVTSNKDSVFPSDLQDEPRQNLFHEERKFAKSVAGREDTPRFNKFLDFLINGEGRRYLEILKKEGVNLTNIFSILGRAGANASKAFKDLYDLLFDAEENKTQYLKTLEEEGINLSNMSSILGRAGANAAKAFKDLYDLWFDREGNKTQYLKTLEEEGINLANMSNILHGIGANAAANAFKDLYDLWFDVEGNKTQYLKTLEEEGINLSNMSSILGGSGAKAPKAFKELYDLWFDEEGNKTQYLKTLEEEGINLSNMSSILGGSGANASKTFKELYDLWFDGKGNKTQYLKTLEEEGINLVNMSSILNGVGTNAANAFKELYNTFFDKQGKKQYLKALEEKGINLANISSILDGAGAKASKAFKDLYDLWFDGEGNKTQYLKTLEEEGINLSNMSSILGGSGAKAPKAFKELYDLWFDEEGNKTQYLKTLEEEGVNISNMSSILNGAGINAAKAFKDLYALWFDGEGNKTQYLKTLEEEGINLSNISSVLSGSGAKAANAFKGLHNLWFGVEENQTRYLKILEKEGINLASISSILSGAGANAPKAFKDLYDFWFDAEGTKTQNLKTLEEEGINLTNMSSILHGAGTNATKAFKELYNTFVDEQGKKTRHLKHFIEKKDKEESFTPHNLSGILSGAGAKTKDAFKKLHSVCFNDKGKRTELLDDFYNAGFRPVV